One region of Colius striatus isolate bColStr4 chromosome 4, bColStr4.1.hap1, whole genome shotgun sequence genomic DNA includes:
- the ADHFE1 gene encoding hydroxyacid-oxoacid transhydrogenase, mitochondrial: protein MAAGRERVARLLRQLQQAGCRCPSHCHTYSQVTERPTLGNTDYAFEMAISNIRYGEGVTKEIGMDLQNLGARRVCLMTDKNLSQLPPVNAVLNSLAKYGINFQMYDNVRVEPTDQSFLDAIEFAKKGEFDAYVAVGGGSAIDTCKAANLYASSPTSDFLDYVNAPIGKGKPVTVPLKPLIAVPTTAGTGSETTGVAIFDFKELKVKTGIASRAIKPTLGIVDPLHTLSMPERIVANSGFDVLCHALESYTALPYNMRSPCPSNPINRPAYQGSNPISDVWALHALRIVAKYLKRAIRNPDDLEARAHMHLASAFAGIGFGNAGVHLCHGMSYPISGLVKTYKPKDYNVDHSLVPHGLSVVLTSPAVFAFTAQILPERHLEAAEILGADIRAARIKDAGFILADTLRKFLFDLNVDDGLAAIGYSKADIPALVKGTLPQERVTKLSPRPQTEEDLSALFEASMRLY, encoded by the exons TCACTGAACGACCTACGCTGGGAAATACAGACTATGCATTTGAG atgGCCATTTCGAACATCCGATATGGAGAAGGAGTTACTAAAGAGATTGGCATG GACTTGCAGAATCTTGGTGCTAGAAGAGTTTGTTTGATGACAGATAAAAACCTCTCCCAACTCCCTCCTGTGAATGCTGTATTGAATTCCTTGGCAAAATATGGTATAAACTTTCAGATGTATGACAATGTCCGGGTGGAGCCAACAGACCAAAG TTTCCTGGACGCCATTGAATTTGCTAAAAAGGGCGAGTTTGATGCCTATGTTGCTGTTGGAGGTGGGTCTGCAATAGACACCTGTAAAGCTGCCAACCTGTATGCATCCAGCCCTACGTCAGACTTCTTGGATTATGTCAATGCTCCTATTGGGAAAGGGAAGCCTGTCACTGTGCCCCTCAAGCCACTCATTGCAG TTCCTACAACAGCTGGAACTGGAAGTGAAACCACTGGTGTTGCCATTTTTGACTTCAAAGAACTAAAAGTAAAAACTG GTATTGCTTCAAGAGCCATTAAGCCAACATTAGGCATTGTTGATCCTTTGCATACCCTGTCTATGCCTGAGCGAATAGTGGCCAACAGTGGCTTTGATGTGCTTTG ccaTGCTCTAGAATCCTACACTGCTCTTCCTTACAACATGCGCAGCCCGTGCCCTTCAAATCCCATCAACCGACCAGCTTACCAAGGCAGCAACCCCATCAGTGACGTCTGGGCTCTTCACGCTCTGCGCATCGTGGctaaatatttgaaaag AGCCATCAGGAATCCTGATGACCTGGAAGCAAGAGCCCACATGCACCTAGCAAGTGCTTTTGCTGGTATTGGCTTTGGTAATGCTGGTGTTCATCTCTG CCATGGAATGTCTTACCCTATTTCTGGTTTGGTGAAAACTTACAAACCAAAGGATTATAATGTGGATCACTCTTTAGTG CCACATGGCCTTTCTGTGGTGCTGACATCCCCAGCAGTGTTTGCTTTCACAGCACAGATACTTCCGGAGCGGCACCTGGAAGCTGCAGAGATACTAG GAGCTGACATCCGTGCTGCCAGAATCAAAGATGCAGGGTTTATTTTGGCAGACACGCTCCGGAAATTCCTGTTTGATCTGAATGTTGATGATGGCTTAGCTGCAATTGGGTATTCTAAAGCAGACATCCCTGCGTTAGTCAAAGGCACTCTGCCTCAG GAGAGAGTGACTAAACTATCACCACGTCCCCAGACAGAAGAAGATTTATCTGCTCTCTTCGAGGCTTCCATGAGGCTTTATTAG